The proteins below come from a single Candidatus Cloacimonadota bacterium genomic window:
- a CDS encoding T9SS type A sorting domain-containing protein — translation MTRSTIILCAVLLLGTVALTAQGGEWEYFSYGGQIRSFAHHADDVWIGTTTGLVRYDTITQLKQFINKSNSPLSNNLILSVAVSPSGILWIGTSKGLYRVEGENWQYFDSQNSGLPTNAAREIFCLSDTELWLLMGNNGGNDYACHYVGGTFVPYSAGSDPIWGQVIRGMALDQQGVPWLGWYNTSNGTFGISHFADSSWISQSMSDLGLPNQDIFGLAHDGSRLWLGTGTGQLFSIDSGGAQIHDLTQPPYNMHVVTDMAVDSQNRLLAAFRAWDGKGYLLRRQGDGWELLDPNQVPHLSSTRAIMEDATGRIWLGTGGGVAIHDGTSWSAFDCSNSPLPTNNLGCLTIDHQGDLWMSLHDFQGGTSALAKKSGDNWTFMYSTEYSYLRNPHELAFSPDGTMWFRDNYFGGIVSFDGTNWTRYHLIFQNLPEGTLNLLRLDGNGIPWITISSQDYQTRVYRLEQGAWTEKAVLLPGVLDMAFDGVNNAWLATTGGLVYLGDSTEIYNTQNSGLTNNQVQCLAIGADRKLWIGTSSGLCSYLNGVWEAWDISHGNHPFRCFLDLVAAPDGRVWGATQNTGLVCFDGTEFSAFMENNSPLTYNRIKELELDPQGNLWMDSLGQGIIRFHPSTTSANDPAQVPPQLPCLSNFPNPFNPSTTIRFTLPESGPTSLGIYNLRGQLVRELCSSNLKDGEHSYVWDGRDSRGNEVSSGVYFARLKTGTNSRSHKLLLMK, via the coding sequence ATGACTCGATCAACCATCATCCTCTGCGCGGTCCTGCTGCTTGGCACTGTGGCGCTTACAGCCCAGGGCGGGGAGTGGGAATACTTCAGTTACGGCGGTCAGATCCGCTCTTTTGCCCACCACGCCGATGACGTGTGGATTGGCACTACAACCGGATTGGTGCGATACGACACCATCACCCAGCTAAAACAGTTTATCAACAAATCCAACTCCCCTCTCAGTAACAACCTGATCCTTTCTGTGGCGGTGTCTCCCTCCGGAATCCTCTGGATCGGCACCAGCAAAGGCCTCTACCGGGTGGAGGGTGAAAACTGGCAGTATTTCGACAGCCAGAACAGCGGCTTGCCCACCAACGCTGCGCGCGAGATATTTTGCCTGTCTGACACCGAGTTGTGGCTGCTGATGGGTAATAACGGCGGAAATGACTACGCCTGCCACTATGTGGGGGGAACCTTTGTGCCCTACTCCGCGGGCAGCGACCCCATCTGGGGCCAGGTGATCAGGGGCATGGCGCTGGACCAGCAGGGTGTTCCCTGGCTGGGCTGGTACAACACAAGCAATGGCACTTTCGGCATCTCGCACTTTGCCGATTCTTCCTGGATCAGCCAGTCCATGTCAGATCTGGGCCTGCCCAACCAGGACATCTTCGGCCTTGCCCACGACGGCAGCCGTCTCTGGCTGGGAACCGGCACAGGCCAACTGTTCAGCATCGACTCCGGAGGCGCGCAAATCCATGATCTCACCCAGCCTCCCTACAATATGCACGTTGTCACCGACATGGCGGTGGACAGCCAAAACAGGCTGCTGGCCGCCTTCCGTGCCTGGGATGGAAAAGGATACCTGCTAAGAAGGCAGGGGGACGGCTGGGAATTGCTGGACCCCAACCAAGTGCCTCATCTGAGTTCGACCCGGGCAATCATGGAAGACGCCACGGGCAGGATTTGGCTGGGAACCGGCGGCGGGGTGGCCATCCATGACGGAACCTCCTGGAGCGCTTTCGACTGCTCGAACTCACCTCTGCCCACCAATAACTTGGGTTGCCTGACGATCGACCACCAAGGCGACCTTTGGATGAGCTTGCACGATTTTCAGGGAGGCACATCCGCCCTGGCGAAAAAAAGCGGGGATAACTGGACTTTCATGTACAGCACGGAATACTCCTACCTCCGCAATCCTCATGAGCTGGCCTTCAGCCCGGATGGAACCATGTGGTTTAGGGACAACTACTTCGGAGGTATCGTCAGTTTTGACGGAACCAATTGGACACGATACCACCTCATTTTCCAAAACCTGCCCGAAGGTACGCTCAACCTCCTCAGACTCGACGGCAACGGCATACCCTGGATTACCATCTCCAGTCAGGACTACCAGACCCGCGTTTACCGGCTGGAGCAGGGAGCCTGGACAGAAAAGGCAGTGCTTCTGCCTGGTGTGTTAGACATGGCCTTTGACGGAGTGAACAATGCCTGGCTGGCAACCACTGGCGGCTTGGTTTATCTGGGAGACAGCACCGAAATCTATAACACCCAGAACTCCGGCCTGACGAACAATCAAGTCCAATGCTTGGCCATAGGAGCGGACAGGAAACTCTGGATAGGCACCTCATCCGGCCTTTGCAGCTATCTGAACGGCGTTTGGGAAGCTTGGGACATCTCGCACGGAAACCATCCCTTCCGCTGTTTTTTGGATCTGGTCGCCGCTCCGGACGGACGCGTTTGGGGAGCCACCCAAAACACCGGCCTGGTCTGTTTCGACGGCACTGAATTCAGTGCATTTATGGAGAATAATTCGCCCCTGACATACAATAGGATCAAAGAGCTCGAGCTGGATCCACAGGGCAACCTGTGGATGGACAGCCTTGGACAAGGCATCATCCGCTTCCATCCCTCCACCACATCAGCAAATGACCCCGCGCAGGTGCCGCCGCAACTGCCCTGCCTCAGCAACTTCCCCAACCCCTTCAATCCCTCCACCACCATCAGGTTCACCCTGCCCGAAAGCGGCCCTACCAGCCTGGGCATCTACAACCTCCGGGGTCAGCTTGTGCGTGAACTCTGCTCCTCCAACCTGAAGGACGGTGAACACAGCTATGTTTGGGATGGCCGGGACAGCCGGGGCAACGAAGTTTCCAGCGGCGTCTATTTCGCCCGCCTGAAAACAGGGACGAACAGCCGCAGCCACAAGCTGCTGCTGATGAAATGA
- a CDS encoding DUF3520 domain-containing protein yields MTKKLLLLLVVAVLLSFSLAKSQETGTIRGRVSSHDGKPLANVKIECYLDYQRVAVVSSDSQGKFVARGLIPGKYLVNASLEGYELWKGDNIHVKTGRTAILNISLKPGILVPETVVEPEIVELQSGVTKVGEIHTRGGRTGEVHMSLMDMGDGSYSLAPLPGQYPPDWNTENYASITPNIFHSPLADPLSTFSIDVDTATYSNVRRQLNQGRLPTPNTVRTEEILNYFNYDYPQPQGETPFSIYTEMGICPWNQKRNLVHIGLQGKKIDMSKAPANNLVFLLDVSGSMDHPNKLPLVKKSMELLLENLRPQDRVAIVVYAGAAGLVLPSTSGEEKAKISAAMNNLEAGGSTAGGAGIKLAYKTAVENLIPGGNNRIILCTDGDFNIGVSSNADMTKLIEENRNKGVFLTVLGFGMGNYKDDRLELLADKGNGNYAYIDDIMEAKKVLVNELGATLYTIAKDVKIQVEFNPAHVKYYRLIGYENRLLHDEDFKDDTKDAGELGAGHSVTAIYEIVPANSKEEIPVPDSLKYQTTTITEESRNSPEVMTVKLRYKLPDGDTSIPLETPVYNKTLGLKDVSHTFGFSAAAVGYAMMLQNSEHKAALTWDMVRALATENLGADTDGYRKEFLTLIDKAQTLMEKSQKIMEENRPD; encoded by the coding sequence ATGACCAAGAAACTTTTGCTCCTGCTGGTGGTCGCGGTGCTGCTCAGCTTCAGCCTGGCCAAGAGCCAGGAGACCGGAACCATCAGGGGAAGGGTTAGCAGCCACGATGGCAAGCCCCTTGCCAATGTGAAGATCGAATGCTATCTGGACTATCAGCGGGTGGCGGTGGTGAGTTCGGATTCGCAAGGCAAATTCGTTGCCCGCGGCCTCATCCCCGGCAAATACCTTGTCAATGCTTCGCTGGAAGGCTATGAGCTCTGGAAAGGTGATAATATCCACGTCAAGACGGGCCGCACAGCCATCCTGAACATCAGCCTCAAACCGGGGATCCTGGTGCCCGAAACGGTGGTGGAGCCGGAGATAGTGGAGCTGCAATCAGGCGTGACCAAAGTGGGCGAAATCCATACCCGCGGCGGACGGACCGGCGAGGTCCACATGTCCTTAATGGATATGGGTGACGGCAGCTACAGCTTGGCCCCGCTACCCGGCCAGTATCCCCCGGACTGGAACACAGAGAATTACGCCTCCATCACCCCAAACATATTCCACAGCCCGCTAGCGGACCCACTCTCCACCTTCTCCATCGACGTGGATACAGCCACCTACAGCAATGTGCGCCGCCAGCTCAACCAGGGCCGGCTGCCCACCCCTAACACCGTCAGGACGGAGGAGATCCTGAACTATTTCAACTACGACTATCCCCAGCCCCAGGGCGAAACGCCTTTCTCCATCTACACTGAAATGGGCATCTGTCCCTGGAACCAGAAGCGCAACCTGGTGCACATCGGCCTCCAGGGCAAAAAGATCGACATGAGCAAAGCCCCGGCCAATAACCTTGTCTTCCTGCTGGATGTTTCCGGCTCCATGGACCACCCAAACAAGCTTCCGCTGGTTAAAAAATCCATGGAACTGCTTTTGGAAAACCTGCGGCCCCAAGACAGGGTCGCCATCGTGGTCTATGCCGGAGCGGCAGGTTTGGTACTGCCATCCACTTCCGGAGAGGAAAAGGCCAAAATCTCCGCCGCAATGAACAACCTTGAGGCCGGCGGCTCCACTGCCGGCGGAGCGGGCATCAAGCTTGCCTACAAGACCGCCGTGGAAAACCTCATCCCCGGAGGAAACAACCGCATCATCCTCTGCACCGACGGCGATTTCAACATCGGCGTCTCCTCCAACGCCGATATGACCAAACTCATTGAAGAGAACCGCAACAAGGGCGTTTTCCTCACCGTGCTCGGCTTCGGCATGGGCAATTACAAAGACGACCGCCTCGAGCTTCTGGCCGACAAGGGCAACGGCAACTACGCCTACATCGATGACATCATGGAAGCCAAAAAGGTGTTGGTGAACGAACTTGGCGCCACCCTCTACACCATCGCCAAGGACGTGAAGATCCAGGTGGAATTCAACCCCGCCCACGTGAAATATTACCGCCTTATCGGCTATGAGAACCGTCTGCTGCACGATGAGGACTTCAAGGATGACACAAAGGACGCCGGAGAACTGGGCGCCGGACATTCCGTGACGGCCATCTATGAGATCGTGCCCGCCAATTCCAAGGAAGAGATACCCGTCCCCGACTCCCTCAAATACCAAACCACCACCATCACCGAGGAATCGCGCAACTCGCCCGAGGTCATGACCGTGAAACTGCGCTACAAACTGCCCGACGGCGATACCTCCATCCCCCTGGAAACCCCAGTTTACAACAAAACCCTGGGCCTGAAAGACGTTTCCCACACTTTTGGCTTCTCAGCCGCCGCGGTGGGATATGCCATGATGCTGCAAAACAGCGAACACAAGGCCGCCCTGACCTGGGATATGGTGCGCGCCCTCGCAACTGAGAACCTCGGCGCCGACACAGACGGCTACAGGAAGGAATTCCTCACCCTCATCGACAAAGCCCAAACCCTCATGGAAAAATCCCAAAAGATCATGGAAGAGAACAGACCCGACTGA
- a CDS encoding uracil-DNA glycosylase, with product MSRALLQHLELLRNLGVTEIYRPAPAAGEDGPDLESLRQLHSNCQNCPLGATRNHFVYGEGNPRARAMLIGEAPGAEEDRTGRPFVGDAGKLLSDMLRAIELKREDVYICNILKCRPPNNRDPGPAERAACMPLLLEQIETIQPRIILMLGRVAAQTLLNSNLTLEKLRGFVHTFQGIPSYVTYHPAALLRNTHWKRPAWADLQKFRDHYRSLD from the coding sequence ATGTCCCGCGCCCTGCTGCAACACCTTGAACTGCTGCGCAACCTTGGAGTGACGGAAATCTACCGCCCCGCCCCTGCTGCCGGTGAGGACGGGCCCGACCTGGAAAGCCTGCGCCAGCTCCACTCCAACTGTCAGAACTGCCCTCTGGGCGCCACCAGGAACCATTTTGTTTACGGAGAGGGCAACCCCCGCGCCCGCGCCATGCTGATCGGCGAAGCACCCGGAGCCGAGGAAGACCGCACCGGCCGCCCCTTTGTTGGAGATGCCGGCAAACTGTTGAGCGACATGCTCCGGGCCATCGAACTGAAGCGGGAGGACGTCTATATCTGCAACATCCTCAAGTGCCGCCCTCCCAACAACCGCGATCCCGGGCCGGCGGAACGCGCCGCCTGCATGCCTTTGCTGCTTGAGCAGATAGAAACCATCCAGCCGCGCATCATCCTCATGCTGGGCCGCGTGGCCGCTCAAACCCTCCTGAACAGCAATCTCACCCTGGAAAAGCTCCGCGGCTTCGTGCATACTTTCCAGGGCATCCCCAGCTACGTGACCTACCACCCAGCCGCTCTGCTGCGCAATACACACTGGAAACGCCCCGCCTGGGCCGATTTGCAGAAATTCCGCGACCACTACCGCTCCCTGGATTGA
- a CDS encoding DMT family protein produces MKTIILLTISNIFMTFAWYGHLKYKNTPLFTVILISWGIAFFEYCFQVPANRIGHGVFNAYQLKTIQEVITLLVFSVFSVLYLKEEFRWNYLVGFLFLIGAVFFIFKKW; encoded by the coding sequence GTGAAAACCATCATCCTCCTCACCATTTCCAATATCTTCATGACTTTCGCCTGGTATGGCCACCTCAAATACAAGAACACCCCGCTCTTCACTGTGATCCTCATCTCCTGGGGTATAGCTTTCTTCGAGTATTGCTTCCAAGTGCCGGCCAACCGCATCGGGCACGGGGTCTTCAACGCCTACCAGCTGAAAACTATCCAGGAGGTCATCACCCTGCTGGTTTTCAGCGTCTTTTCCGTGCTTTACCTCAAGGAGGAATTCCGTTGGAACTATCTGGTGGGCTTCCTGTTCCTCATTGGGGCGGTGTTTTTCATTTTCAAGAAGTGGTGA
- the gcvH gene encoding glycine cleavage system protein GcvH: protein MLVPDELYYTESHEWVSVKDGIATIGITDFAQHELGDIVFLELPDAGAKVSAGEPCGTIEAVKSAEDLISPVSGVLENKNQEAEDNPEIINQSPYEEGWLYRVRMNNEEELANLLTPIEYKRLIEG, encoded by the coding sequence ATGCTTGTACCCGATGAACTATACTACACCGAGAGCCACGAATGGGTGAGCGTCAAAGACGGCATCGCCACCATTGGCATCACAGATTTTGCCCAGCATGAACTGGGGGATATCGTCTTTTTGGAACTGCCCGACGCCGGGGCAAAGGTTTCCGCCGGAGAGCCCTGCGGCACCATCGAAGCCGTGAAATCCGCCGAGGACCTCATCAGCCCGGTGAGCGGAGTTTTGGAAAACAAAAACCAGGAAGCCGAGGACAACCCCGAAATCATCAACCAATCTCCCTATGAAGAAGGCTGGCTCTACCGGGTGCGCATGAACAACGAAGAAGAACTGGCCAATCTGCTCACTCCCATAGAATATAAAAGACTCATTGAGGGCTGA
- a CDS encoding iron-containing alcohol dehydrogenase, translating to MIHLPTRIFFGEGALLKAADQLLSLGSRPLVVTGRSSARLSGALDELSLVLDRAGLAWELFDQVEENPSLDTVLAGARLLRESGCDFLISIGGGSPIDAAKAISLAAANSLGRDEIYQTGKFRAALPLVAIPTTSGTGTEVTQYSVLTDPLSGIKAGFGHDLAFPRLAVCDPRHTLSLNPAVTLNTALDALSHLLEGIYSNKRDPLLYPLIHSGAKAIRDNLQAVLDNPDGLPGRTELMRASLYGGIVIAQTSTTLQHSLGYPLTTAFGLPHGQSNAMVMRQVLELYYPALEAELNALFRALGGSRKDFEAWLGKLPFGRKLELDDAFIKKSVGEVLASRNMANNPIEVSAEQIRDIYRGLK from the coding sequence ATGATCCATCTTCCCACACGAATCTTTTTCGGCGAGGGCGCCCTGCTGAAAGCGGCGGACCAGCTTTTGAGCCTGGGTAGCCGACCCCTAGTTGTCACGGGGCGTTCCAGCGCCAGACTCAGCGGCGCTTTGGACGAGCTCAGCCTGGTATTGGACAGGGCCGGTCTGGCTTGGGAACTTTTTGACCAGGTGGAGGAAAACCCCAGCCTGGATACCGTTCTGGCGGGGGCCAGGCTGCTGCGGGAAAGCGGCTGCGACTTTCTGATAAGCATCGGCGGCGGCAGCCCCATCGACGCGGCGAAAGCCATTTCTCTGGCGGCGGCGAATTCCCTGGGGCGCGACGAAATCTACCAGACAGGCAAATTCAGGGCAGCCCTGCCCCTGGTGGCCATTCCCACCACTTCCGGAACCGGGACGGAGGTGACGCAGTATTCCGTGCTCACCGACCCCCTCAGCGGCATCAAAGCTGGCTTTGGGCACGATCTGGCCTTTCCCCGGCTGGCGGTTTGCGATCCGCGCCACACGCTAAGCCTGAACCCGGCCGTTACCCTCAACACCGCCCTGGACGCACTTTCCCACCTGCTGGAAGGCATTTATTCAAACAAGCGCGACCCCCTGCTTTACCCCCTCATCCACAGCGGCGCCAAAGCCATCAGGGACAATCTGCAAGCCGTTCTGGACAATCCGGACGGCCTGCCCGGAAGAACGGAACTGATGAGGGCCTCGCTCTACGGAGGCATCGTCATCGCCCAGACCAGCACCACCCTGCAGCATTCGCTTGGTTATCCGCTCACCACAGCGTTTGGCCTGCCCCACGGACAGAGCAACGCCATGGTTATGCGCCAGGTTCTGGAGCTCTATTATCCCGCCCTGGAAGCGGAACTGAACGCCCTCTTCAGGGCTTTGGGCGGTAGCCGAAAAGATTTCGAGGCCTGGCTGGGGAAACTTCCTTTCGGCAGGAAACTGGAGCTGGACGACGCCTTCATAAAAAAGAGCGTGGGCGAGGTTTTGGCCAGCCGCAACATGGCGAACAACCCCATCGAGGTAAGCGCAGAACAGATCAGGGATATCTACCGCGGCCTGAAGTGA
- a CDS encoding radical SAM protein, translating into MTTFPRAGSEGTLIYPVFLGMRGCPGRCVYCDQDKLAGSGDFDPEQAMEGVRKFVERHRGRAKQVAFYGGTFTAWEEHFREGLLRAVMAVCDVSTSFRISTHPLYVSDEILAHCKRWNIRTIELGVQDFNDVVLAASGRGYSGREALEAALRVKNQNFELGVQLMPGLPGWTEASLSENRKALEELRPHLLRLYPLIVIRGTALEKLYNSGAYLPLSLEEAVSQCADYHPVAESAGIRIIKEGIPSNIDPAEIAGGPWHPAFGELVKAELVARKVLAIDPQEQAVNISRDEIRLLKAHGGAALKKIQDWFETRS; encoded by the coding sequence ATGACAACATTTCCCCGGGCAGGTTCTGAAGGAACGCTGATCTATCCGGTGTTTCTGGGTATGCGCGGCTGTCCGGGCAGATGTGTGTACTGCGACCAGGACAAGCTTGCCGGTAGCGGGGATTTCGACCCGGAGCAAGCGATGGAGGGGGTGCGTAAGTTTGTGGAGCGCCATCGGGGCCGGGCCAAGCAGGTGGCCTTTTACGGAGGCACTTTCACCGCCTGGGAAGAGCATTTTAGAGAAGGGCTGCTGCGCGCGGTGATGGCGGTTTGTGACGTCTCCACCAGTTTCCGGATTTCCACCCATCCCCTTTATGTGAGCGACGAAATCCTGGCCCACTGCAAGCGGTGGAATATCCGCACCATCGAACTGGGGGTGCAGGATTTTAACGATGTCGTGCTGGCTGCTTCCGGCCGGGGCTACAGCGGCAGGGAGGCCCTGGAAGCCGCGCTCAGGGTGAAAAACCAGAATTTTGAACTGGGCGTGCAACTGATGCCCGGCCTGCCGGGATGGACGGAAGCCAGCCTGTCAGAGAACCGGAAAGCCCTCGAAGAACTGAGGCCCCACCTCCTGCGGCTCTATCCTCTCATCGTGATCCGCGGCACCGCTTTGGAAAAGCTTTACAATTCCGGCGCTTACCTTCCCCTCAGCCTGGAAGAGGCCGTCAGCCAGTGCGCGGATTACCATCCCGTGGCCGAGTCAGCCGGGATTCGCATCATCAAAGAGGGGATTCCCTCGAACATCGACCCGGCCGAAATTGCCGGAGGACCCTGGCATCCCGCCTTCGGCGAACTGGTGAAGGCGGAACTGGTGGCCAGGAAAGTGCTGGCTATCGACCCGCAGGAGCAGGCGGTTAATATCAGCCGCGACGAAATCCGACTTCTCAAAGCCCACGGCGGGGCAGCCCTGAAAAAAATCCAGGATTGGTTTGAAACGCGCTCCTGA
- a CDS encoding T9SS type A sorting domain-containing protein yields MKTVPSFFLYFVLLCGATVLTAQAPQWLWAVGAGGTGGDAGESIEIDSQGNQYVTGYFSDTVTFGSQTLSSNGDLDIFVAKLDPSGNWLWAAQAGGTDRDCGFDISLDSAGNAYVVGYFKYAATFGSHTLTANGYWSSDIFVAKLDPNGNWIWAVNAGGTEYDVGFGIALDGAGNAWVTGYFGGTATFGNVTLTTNGYYDIFVAKLDSSGNWLWAVKAGGTESDEGTNIIVDGMGNAWVTGMFKETTTFGSHTLTASGQFDSFVAKLDSSGNWLWAVKAGGTESDEGNGIAVDGVGNAYVTGYFGDTTTFGSQTLTSSGSDDIFVAKLDSSGNWIWAVQAGGISIDRGYDIVVDGEGNAWVTGHFYGTATFGSHTLTASGGAYDGDMFAAKLDPSGNWIWAAQAGGISNQGGNGIVVDGAGNTYVTGYFGGTTNFGSQTVTSSGGNDIFVAKLGNVTSIEDVLAPEAVARLHDAWPNPLNRGACALIKADITERSKGILSIFNLRGQSVARYELGPGTHQISLSGEKLPAGVYLYSLQCGAFRETKKLVLLK; encoded by the coding sequence ATGAAGACGGTTCCAAGCTTTTTTTTATATTTTGTCCTGCTCTGTGGAGCGACTGTTTTGACAGCACAGGCACCACAATGGCTGTGGGCGGTTGGCGCGGGAGGGACAGGCGGGGATGCAGGCGAATCCATAGAAATTGACAGCCAGGGCAACCAGTATGTTACCGGGTATTTTTCTGACACCGTCACTTTCGGCAGTCAGACCCTGTCGTCAAATGGAGACTTAGATATCTTTGTCGCCAAGCTGGACCCCTCCGGCAACTGGCTCTGGGCAGCCCAAGCTGGAGGAACAGACCGTGACTGTGGTTTTGACATCTCTCTGGATAGCGCGGGTAATGCCTATGTGGTCGGGTATTTTAAATACGCAGCCACTTTCGGCAGCCATACACTGACGGCCAATGGCTATTGGAGCAGCGATATCTTTGTTGCCAAGCTAGATCCAAACGGCAACTGGATCTGGGCGGTTAATGCGGGAGGAACAGAATATGACGTGGGTTTTGGCATCGCTCTGGATGGTGCGGGAAACGCATGGGTGACCGGATATTTTGGAGGCACAGCGACTTTTGGAAACGTTACACTGACGACAAACGGATACTATGATATCTTCGTCGCCAAGCTTGACTCTTCAGGCAACTGGCTCTGGGCGGTCAAAGCCGGAGGAACAGAAAGTGACGAGGGAACTAACATCATTGTGGATGGCATGGGTAACGCCTGGGTGACCGGGATGTTTAAAGAAACCACCACTTTCGGCAGCCATACCCTGACAGCAAGTGGACAATTTGACAGTTTCGTCGCCAAGCTTGACTCTTCAGGCAACTGGCTCTGGGCGGTCAAAGCCGGAGGAACAGAAAGTGACGAGGGAAATGGCATTGCCGTGGATGGTGTGGGAAACGCATATGTGACCGGGTATTTTGGAGACACAACCACTTTTGGTAGTCAGACACTAACCTCAAGCGGAAGCGACGATATCTTTGTTGCCAAGCTTGACTCTTCCGGCAACTGGATCTGGGCGGTCCAGGCTGGAGGAATAAGCATTGACAGAGGATATGATATAGTCGTGGATGGCGAGGGTAACGCTTGGGTGACCGGGCATTTTTATGGTACCGCCACTTTTGGCAGCCATACCCTGACTGCAAGTGGAGGGGCATATGACGGAGATATGTTCGCCGCTAAGCTGGACCCCTCCGGCAACTGGATCTGGGCTGCCCAAGCTGGAGGGATAAGCAATCAAGGGGGGAATGGCATTGTCGTCGATGGCGCTGGAAACACATACGTGACCGGGTATTTTGGAGGGACAACCAATTTCGGCAGCCAGACAGTAACCTCAAGCGGAGGTAACGATATCTTTGTCGCCAAGTTGGGAAACGTCACATCGATAGAAGATGTTCTGGCGCCGGAAGCAGTAGCCAGACTGCATGACGCCTGGCCCAATCCCCTGAACAGGGGCGCCTGCGCGCTGATCAAGGCGGACATTACTGAGCGGTCGAAAGGCATCCTGAGCATCTTTAACCTGCGCGGGCAAAGCGTAGCCCGCTATGAACTCGGCCCCGGTACGCACCAGATATCCTTAAGCGGTGAAAAGCTTCCCGCGGGGGTCTATCTTTACAGCCTGCAATGCGGGGCATTCAGGGAAACCAAGAAACTGGTGTTGCTGAAATAG
- the gmk gene encoding guanylate kinase: MITKNKNFLIILSAPSGGGKSSILREVLKAHPGIDYSVSYTTRPPRGQEKDGEHYHFVDEQSFLARQEEGDFLESASVFGNWYGTSVSFIQSRLAAGRHVILDIDVQGAAQISATTIPYVKIFIVPPSMEILRQRLTERSTDSPREIAKRLTIARQELEFIPAYDYLVVNDRLSDAVADVIAIIRAEENSVSRYREPIAGFLEQGEKHDR, translated from the coding sequence GTGATCACCAAAAACAAGAATTTCCTCATCATCCTCTCCGCCCCTTCCGGAGGAGGCAAGAGCTCCATCCTGAGAGAAGTGCTGAAAGCCCATCCGGGCATCGACTACTCCGTTTCCTACACTACCAGGCCTCCCCGGGGCCAGGAAAAGGATGGCGAGCACTACCACTTTGTGGATGAGCAAAGCTTTCTGGCCCGCCAGGAGGAAGGGGATTTTCTGGAGAGTGCCAGCGTCTTCGGAAACTGGTACGGCACCTCCGTCAGCTTCATCCAAAGTCGGCTGGCCGCGGGACGCCACGTGATCCTGGACATCGACGTCCAGGGCGCCGCCCAGATCAGCGCCACCACGATTCCCTACGTGAAGATCTTCATCGTGCCGCCCTCGATGGAGATTTTGCGCCAGCGCCTCACAGAGCGCTCCACAGATTCGCCCAGGGAAATCGCCAAACGCCTGACCATCGCCCGCCAGGAGCTGGAATTCATCCCTGCTTACGACTATCTGGTGGTGAACGACCGGCTGTCCGATGCCGTGGCCGACGTCATCGCCATCATTAGGGCCGAGGAAAACAGCGTCAGCCGCTACCGGGAGCCGATCGCCGGCTTCCTTGAACAAGGAGAAAAACATGATCGATAA
- a CDS encoding pyridoxamine kinase — protein MTTNTASKRILAVHDLSSFGHTSLMAFIPIMYRLGIRVCALPTAILSANTDFPNPLWIDFSGQIEPFSDHWEALELRFGAISTGFLASAEQAELVGKAIDRLKQPGTLVAVDPVMGDQGSLYSCFGPPLVDAMRRLVAKAELITPNFTEAALLAGADPTPRAEPDEVRRWCQAIAASGPEQIVVTSVPTADPSQLEVLHYNAPEDSLSRLPFAVSPGHKPGAGDCFAALLLAGLVNGHSLPTSLKATVRIMSRAILEELPPGADWREGIAMENMIQWDLQAYYRE, from the coding sequence ATGACTACAAACACAGCCAGCAAGAGGATCCTGGCGGTCCACGACCTTTCCAGCTTCGGCCACACTTCGCTGATGGCCTTCATCCCCATCATGTACCGGCTGGGGATCAGGGTTTGCGCCCTGCCCACGGCCATCCTTTCCGCCAATACGGATTTCCCAAACCCGCTCTGGATCGACTTCAGCGGCCAAATTGAGCCCTTCTCGGATCACTGGGAGGCGCTGGAACTGCGTTTCGGCGCCATCAGCACCGGTTTCCTGGCTTCGGCCGAACAGGCGGAACTGGTGGGCAAAGCCATCGACCGGCTGAAGCAGCCCGGAACCCTGGTGGCTGTGGATCCCGTGATGGGCGACCAGGGCAGCCTTTACTCCTGTTTCGGCCCTCCCCTCGTGGATGCCATGCGCCGCCTGGTGGCAAAAGCGGAACTCATCACCCCGAATTTCACCGAAGCCGCGCTGCTGGCCGGGGCCGACCCCACTCCACGGGCAGAGCCGGATGAGGTGAGGCGCTGGTGCCAGGCCATTGCCGCTTCTGGGCCGGAACAAATCGTGGTGACCTCCGTTCCCACCGCCGACCCCAGTCAACTTGAAGTGCTGCATTACAACGCTCCCGAGGACAGCCTCAGCCGCCTTCCCTTCGCCGTGAGCCCAGGCCACAAACCTGGGGCGGGCGACTGCTTTGCCGCGCTGCTCCTGGCCGGACTGGTGAACGGGCATTCCCTGCCTACTTCTCTCAAGGCAACGGTGAGGATCATGAGCCGCGCCATCCTGGAAGAGCTTCCCCCCGGCGCCGACTGGAGGGAGGGCATTGCCATGGAAAACATGATACAGTGGGACCTTCAGGCTTATTATAGGGAGTAA